One Comamonas sp. 26 genomic region harbors:
- the argH gene encoding argininosuccinate lyase, with the protein MSTSAPSHNQLDTKAEAWSALFSEPMSDLVKRYTSSVFFDKRMWQADIQGSLAHAEMLSAQKIIGTDDFASIQKGMAQITSEIEAGSFEWKLDLEDVHLNIEARLTALVGDAGKRLHTGRSRNDQVATDVRLWLRGEIDLIEGLLKELQLSLVEVAAKNVDVILPGFTHLQVAQPVSFGHHMLAYVEMFKRDAERMLDVRKRVNVLPLGSAALAGTTYPLDRERVAKTLGMESVSQNSLDGVSDRDFAIEFTAAASLCMVHVSRLSEELIIWMSQNFGFIKIADRFTTGSSIMPQKKNPDVPELARGKTGRVVGHLMGLITLMKGQPLAYNKDNQEDKEPLFDTVDTLKDTLRIFAEMIGGQLNPATGTKEGGITVNAENMRAAALKGYATATDLADYLVKKGLPFRDAHETVAHAVKLATMKGVDLTELPLAELQAFNPNIEADVFEALSLEGSLNARNTLGGTAPAQVRIQLAKHQARLA; encoded by the coding sequence ATGTCTACATCTGCTCCTTCGCACAACCAGCTCGACACCAAGGCCGAGGCCTGGTCTGCCCTGTTCTCTGAACCCATGAGCGACCTGGTCAAGCGCTACACCTCCAGCGTGTTCTTTGACAAGCGCATGTGGCAGGCCGACATTCAGGGTTCTCTGGCCCACGCCGAAATGCTCTCGGCCCAGAAGATCATTGGCACTGATGACTTTGCCTCTATTCAGAAGGGCATGGCGCAGATCACTTCGGAAATCGAAGCTGGCAGCTTTGAGTGGAAGCTGGATCTGGAAGATGTGCACCTGAACATCGAAGCGCGCCTGACCGCGCTGGTGGGCGATGCCGGCAAGCGCCTGCATACCGGCCGCAGCCGTAACGACCAGGTTGCAACCGACGTGCGCCTGTGGCTGCGTGGCGAGATCGACCTGATTGAAGGTCTGCTCAAAGAGCTGCAACTGTCGCTGGTTGAAGTGGCTGCCAAGAATGTGGACGTGATCCTGCCCGGTTTCACCCACCTGCAAGTGGCTCAGCCTGTGAGCTTTGGTCACCATATGCTGGCTTATGTCGAGATGTTCAAGCGTGACGCCGAGCGCATGCTGGACGTGCGCAAGCGCGTGAACGTGCTGCCCCTGGGCTCTGCCGCGCTGGCTGGCACTACCTACCCGCTGGACCGCGAACGCGTGGCCAAGACATTGGGCATGGAAAGTGTGTCGCAAAACTCGCTGGATGGCGTGTCTGACCGTGACTTCGCCATCGAGTTCACCGCTGCTGCATCGCTGTGCATGGTGCACGTGAGCCGTCTGTCCGAAGAGCTGATCATTTGGATGAGCCAGAACTTTGGCTTCATCAAGATTGCCGACCGCTTCACCACCGGCTCGTCCATCATGCCCCAGAAGAAGAATCCCGATGTGCCCGAGCTGGCACGCGGCAAGACCGGCCGTGTGGTCGGTCACCTGATGGGCCTGATCACCCTGATGAAGGGCCAGCCCCTGGCCTACAACAAGGACAACCAGGAAGACAAGGAACCGCTGTTCGACACCGTCGATACGCTCAAGGACACGCTGCGCATCTTCGCCGAGATGATTGGCGGCCAGCTCAACCCTGCGACCGGCACCAAGGAAGGCGGCATCACCGTCAATGCGGAGAACATGCGCGCTGCAGCCTTGAAGGGTTACGCCACCGCTACCGATCTGGCTGACTACCTGGTCAAGAAGGGCTTGCCATTCCGGGATGCCCACGAAACCGTGGCCCATGCCGTGAAGCTGGCCACCATGAAGGGCGTGGACCTGACCGAGCTGCCACTGGCAGAGCTGCAGGCCTTCAACCCCAACATCGAAGCCGATGTGTTCGAGGCGCTGAGCCTTGAAGGCTCGTTGAATGCCCGCAATACGCTGGGCGGCACGGCTCCGGCTCAGGTGCGTATCCAGCTGGCCAAGCATCAGGCTCGTTTGGCTTGA
- a CDS encoding DMT family transporter: MHSRSSLISGLGFALAACALWGAIFLVPAMLPEFSPLQITFGRFVLYGVVALCIFLPQAAQLLPKLQKADIWHLIWLALTGNVVYFALVATSVQWIGMAVTSLIVGLVPVTVPLLGRNTSGAIPLRRMLSPMALILAGIVLINAHALTAAPEGSQSRYLLGVLLAVLAVICWSRYALDNTRYLAQSQFNGTQWSTLWGLVVGLISALLWALLWLVSPETDAPAIAPERWQMFWLLNLAVAIFSSWLGNWMWNAASERLPITFVGQLLVFETLFALAYHYLYEQRLPQASELAPIVLILAGVVWSLKRFKAVKNV; encoded by the coding sequence ATGCACTCCCGTTCTTCCCTGATTTCTGGCTTGGGCTTTGCTCTGGCCGCCTGCGCGCTCTGGGGCGCTATTTTTCTGGTGCCGGCCATGCTGCCGGAGTTCTCCCCGCTGCAAATCACCTTTGGCCGCTTTGTGCTGTATGGCGTGGTGGCCCTGTGTATTTTTTTGCCCCAGGCGGCACAACTGCTGCCCAAGCTGCAAAAAGCCGATATCTGGCACCTGATCTGGCTAGCGCTGACGGGTAATGTGGTGTATTTCGCACTCGTCGCCACCTCGGTGCAGTGGATTGGCATGGCCGTCACATCGCTGATCGTGGGCCTGGTTCCCGTCACCGTGCCGCTGCTGGGCCGCAACACCAGCGGCGCGATTCCGCTGCGCCGCATGCTGTCGCCCATGGCGTTGATTCTGGCCGGCATTGTGCTCATCAACGCCCACGCGCTGACTGCCGCGCCTGAGGGCAGCCAGAGCCGCTATTTGCTGGGCGTGCTGCTGGCTGTTCTGGCGGTGATCTGCTGGAGCCGTTATGCACTGGACAACACCCGCTATCTGGCGCAAAGCCAGTTCAACGGCACGCAATGGTCCACGCTCTGGGGTTTGGTGGTGGGGCTGATCAGCGCCCTGCTCTGGGCCTTGCTGTGGCTGGTGTCACCCGAGACCGATGCACCCGCCATCGCACCCGAGCGCTGGCAGATGTTCTGGTTGCTGAACCTGGCTGTTGCCATCTTCTCGTCATGGCTGGGCAACTGGATGTGGAATGCCGCCAGCGAGCGCCTGCCCATCACTTTTGTGGGGCAGTTGCTGGTGTTTGAGACGCTGTTTGCACTGGCCTACCACTATCTCTATGAGCAACGCCTGCCGCAGGCCAGCGAGCTGGCACCTATCGTGCTGATTCTGGCCGGCGTGGTCTGGTCGCTCAAACGGTTCAAGGCCGTGAAAAACGTTTAA
- a CDS encoding LytTR family DNA-binding domain-containing protein — protein MHILIVDDEALARGRLRTLLGDCAHGPHLLQEAADAQQALRILQTAQPTPVQLVLLDIHMPGQDGLQFAQTLNSMPNPPATVFVTAHANHAVQAFELDALDYLTKPVRLERLQQSLQKAERALSTLSVVESGPVLLIQERGGTLRLPLSEVRFLKAEQKYITVRTVQRNYILDGALADLETRHCEQLLRIHRNALVLRAALRGLEKYDDPEEGEGWGLRLQGIPELLPVSRRQLALVKTELKDGA, from the coding sequence ATGCACATTCTGATCGTTGACGACGAAGCTCTGGCCCGGGGAAGGCTACGTACTCTGCTGGGCGACTGCGCCCATGGCCCGCACCTGCTGCAAGAAGCCGCAGATGCACAGCAAGCCCTGCGCATTTTGCAAACGGCACAGCCCACGCCCGTGCAGCTAGTGCTGCTGGATATTCACATGCCCGGCCAGGACGGTCTGCAGTTTGCGCAGACGCTGAACAGCATGCCCAACCCGCCAGCCACTGTGTTTGTGACGGCCCACGCCAACCACGCCGTGCAAGCCTTTGAGCTGGATGCCTTGGACTACCTGACCAAGCCTGTGCGGCTGGAGCGCCTGCAGCAATCCCTGCAAAAAGCAGAGCGCGCACTAAGTACCCTCAGCGTGGTGGAAAGCGGCCCCGTGCTGCTGATTCAAGAGCGTGGCGGCACGCTGCGGCTGCCGCTGTCTGAGGTACGCTTTCTCAAGGCCGAGCAAAAATACATCACCGTGCGTACCGTGCAGCGCAACTACATTCTGGATGGCGCACTGGCCGATCTCGAAACCCGCCACTGCGAGCAGCTGCTGCGCATTCACCGCAATGCACTGGTGCTGCGCGCCGCCCTGCGGGGGCTGGAAAAATATGACGACCCGGAGGAAGGCGAAGGCTGGGGCCTGCGCCTGCAAGGCATACCAGAGCTGTTACCCGTATCGCGCCGCCAGCTGGCACTCGTCAAGACCGAACTCAAAGACGGAGCTTGA
- a CDS encoding ZIP family metal transporter, producing the protein MTLVAIILATLAAGIGSVWVAALLMSLGGGRTPGVMPQRLLSLAAGALLATAFMHLLPEAFESHGKAHDLFVVLLVGLVFFFLLSKAELWHHGHEHSHGHDHGDVHAHEQGDHSHDHHESHGHAHTKGGWAILTGDSVHCFGDGVLIASAFMADIRLGLIAALSVLAHEVPHHMGDIVVLRQSSSNRRVALIKVSMAGAVTTLGGVAGYFLIGQLHDFLPYFLTIASSSFIYVALADLIPQLQKRLSAKETAAQVFWLLVGIVVVTVMSGAAHNHAHDHEHEHAHEGAAEAVHSHDAEKKHTH; encoded by the coding sequence ATGACATTGGTAGCAATTATTCTGGCCACCCTGGCTGCTGGTATCGGCAGTGTCTGGGTGGCCGCGTTGTTAATGAGCCTCGGAGGAGGTCGAACGCCCGGGGTCATGCCTCAGCGCCTGCTCAGTCTCGCTGCGGGCGCATTGCTGGCTACGGCCTTCATGCATTTGCTGCCCGAAGCGTTTGAAAGCCACGGCAAGGCACACGATTTATTTGTGGTGCTGCTGGTCGGGTTGGTGTTTTTCTTTCTGCTGTCCAAGGCCGAGCTGTGGCACCACGGCCATGAGCATTCGCATGGCCATGACCACGGAGATGTGCATGCGCATGAGCAGGGCGATCATTCGCATGATCACCACGAGTCTCATGGTCATGCCCATACCAAGGGCGGCTGGGCCATTCTGACGGGCGACAGCGTGCATTGCTTTGGCGATGGGGTGCTGATTGCCTCGGCCTTCATGGCGGATATTCGTCTGGGTTTGATTGCCGCGTTGTCGGTGCTGGCCCACGAGGTGCCGCACCACATGGGCGATATCGTGGTGCTGCGCCAGTCCAGCAGCAACCGCCGCGTGGCCTTGATCAAGGTATCCATGGCCGGTGCCGTGACCACGCTGGGCGGTGTGGCGGGCTACTTCCTTATTGGCCAGCTGCATGATTTTCTGCCGTACTTTTTGACGATTGCGTCGAGCAGCTTTATCTATGTGGCGCTGGCTGACTTGATTCCGCAGCTGCAAAAACGGCTGAGTGCCAAAGAGACGGCTGCGCAAGTCTTCTGGCTGCTGGTGGGAATTGTGGTGGTGACGGTGATGAGTGGAGCGGCCCACAATCATGCGCACGACCACGAACACGAGCATGCACATGAAGGCGCGGCAGAGGCCGTGCATTCACACGATGCAGAGAAAAAGCACACGCATTGA
- a CDS encoding dienelactone hydrolase family protein, which produces MKYEDIAQDMKGLLGANADAPPSRRAALRAALGAGLGVGYASVAGPVMAQTAIKTSADGLTAGEVSIDVHGFKLPAYRAAPAGKKNLPVVLVISEIFGVHEYIADTCRRLALEGYMAIAPDLFVRQGDPMAYGEMAKLMSEVIAKVPDAQAMGDLDAAVQWAGANGGDASKLAITGFCWGGRMTWLYAAHGPVKAGVAWYGRLQGNKNELQPTFPIDLVAKLKAPVLGLYGGKDTGIPQESVDAMKAALKSGSAAAKISEFVIYPDAPHAFHADYRPSYREQAAKDGWAHMLSWFKKQGVA; this is translated from the coding sequence ATGAAGTACGAAGACATCGCTCAGGATATGAAGGGCCTGCTTGGCGCCAATGCCGACGCTCCACCCAGTCGCCGCGCTGCGTTGCGGGCCGCTCTGGGCGCGGGACTTGGCGTGGGTTATGCCAGCGTGGCCGGGCCGGTGATGGCGCAGACGGCGATCAAGACCTCTGCCGATGGCCTGACGGCGGGCGAGGTGAGTATTGATGTCCACGGCTTCAAGCTGCCAGCCTATCGCGCCGCGCCTGCGGGCAAAAAGAATCTGCCAGTGGTGCTGGTTATTTCTGAAATCTTTGGCGTGCATGAATACATTGCCGACACCTGCCGCCGACTGGCCCTCGAGGGCTATATGGCGATTGCGCCCGATTTATTTGTACGCCAGGGCGACCCCATGGCCTATGGCGAGATGGCCAAGCTGATGAGCGAGGTGATTGCCAAGGTGCCCGATGCGCAGGCGATGGGTGATCTGGATGCGGCCGTGCAATGGGCAGGTGCCAACGGTGGCGATGCGAGCAAGCTGGCCATTACGGGCTTTTGCTGGGGCGGGCGCATGACCTGGCTGTACGCTGCGCATGGCCCGGTCAAGGCGGGCGTGGCCTGGTATGGGCGTCTGCAGGGCAACAAGAATGAGCTGCAGCCAACGTTCCCGATTGATCTGGTTGCCAAGCTCAAGGCCCCGGTGCTGGGCCTTTATGGCGGCAAGGACACGGGCATTCCGCAAGAGTCGGTAGACGCGATGAAGGCCGCACTCAAGAGCGGCTCAGCGGCGGCCAAGATATCGGAGTTTGTGATCTACCCCGATGCCCCCCATGCTTTTCATGCGGACTACCGTCCCAGCTACCGTGAGCAAGCGGCGAAAGATGGCTGGGCGCATATGCTGAGCTGGTTCAAGAAACAAGGCGTGGCCTGA
- a CDS encoding AzlD domain-containing protein, whose product MTLSLWQWILLACALAFVTKLLGYSLPERWMRSPRMAQVAASLTVALLAALTVMNTVASGTQLTLDARLGALLVAAIALWLRAPFLLVVVLGAAASALLRWLA is encoded by the coding sequence ATGACGCTGTCTTTATGGCAATGGATTTTGCTGGCCTGTGCGCTGGCTTTTGTGACCAAGCTGCTGGGCTATAGCTTGCCCGAGCGCTGGATGCGCAGCCCGCGCATGGCCCAGGTGGCGGCCAGCCTGACGGTGGCGCTGCTGGCTGCGTTGACGGTGATGAATACCGTGGCCAGCGGCACGCAGCTGACGCTGGATGCCCGTTTGGGCGCTTTGCTGGTGGCTGCGATTGCACTGTGGCTGCGTGCCCCGTTCCTGCTGGTGGTGGTGCTGGGGGCTGCCGCTTCGGCGCTGCTGCGCTGGCTTGCTTGA
- a CDS encoding AzlC family ABC transporter permease produces MTPAVRMGLSISVATGLYGISFGALSVAAGLNIWQTMALSALMFTGGSQFAFIGVIAGGGSGLAAVGAATLLGVRNAIYGMQMSRLLGVKGLPRWLAAHWTIDESAATASGQEELGEQRRGFWVAGAGVFLLWNLFTLLGALMGNALGDTRRFGLDGAAVAAFLGLLWPRLNAREPVALALACGLVTAIAIPVVPAGVPILLAAAVGAFWGWVRPSEAKQ; encoded by the coding sequence ATGACACCTGCCGTACGCATGGGGCTCTCCATTTCGGTGGCCACCGGCTTGTACGGCATTTCTTTTGGTGCCTTGTCCGTGGCGGCGGGGCTCAATATCTGGCAGACCATGGCCTTGAGCGCATTGATGTTCACGGGCGGCTCGCAGTTTGCGTTCATCGGTGTGATTGCCGGTGGTGGCAGTGGTCTGGCGGCCGTGGGGGCTGCCACGTTGCTGGGTGTGCGCAATGCGATTTACGGCATGCAGATGAGCCGCTTGCTGGGCGTCAAAGGGCTGCCGCGCTGGCTGGCTGCGCACTGGACGATTGATGAGTCTGCGGCAACCGCATCCGGGCAGGAAGAGCTGGGTGAGCAGCGCCGTGGCTTCTGGGTGGCTGGCGCAGGTGTGTTTTTGCTGTGGAACCTGTTTACCTTGCTGGGTGCGCTGATGGGCAACGCACTGGGCGATACGCGTCGCTTTGGCTTGGATGGTGCGGCTGTAGCCGCCTTTCTGGGCTTGCTCTGGCCGCGCCTGAATGCGCGCGAGCCGGTGGCTCTGGCGCTGGCTTGCGGGTTGGTGACGGCGATTGCCATTCCTGTGGTTCCGGCAGGCGTGCCCATTTTGCTGGCCGCTGCAGTGGGCGCGTTCTGGGGCTGGGTCAGGCCATCGGAGGCAAAGCAATGA
- the polA gene encoding DNA polymerase I, with protein MSNSKTLVLVDGSSYLYRAYHAMPDLRAIPGDPASPATGAIRGMVNMMQALRKDVQGDYAVCVFDTSGPTFRDAMYDQYKATRSPMPDDLRSQIEPIHEVVKLLGWKVVAVPGVEADDVIATLAQMAAAQGINVIVSSGDKDLSQLVNEHVTIIDTMNGKKRDVAGVTAEFGVPPSLMVDFQALVGDTVDNVPGVTKVGPKTAAKWLEEHGTLENLIANAAGIKGVAGQNLRDAIASGQLALSRQLVTMKTDCDLANYISGLPQLDDVVLAEPDNAALVPFYEKYGFKGLARALGSTVSEALPAKAAKPAKASKVDTAQGGLFDVDDAQATEVAVAAQQRDVVYTTILTQAQLDEWLAKIHAAELTAIDTETDSLDEMRAQIVGISFSVAIGEAAYIPLRHEGMDVPEQLDMNSVLAKLKPWLEDGSKKKLGQHVKYDQHVFANHGITVRGYAHDTMLQSYVLEADRPHNLTSLALRHTGRTGISYEDLCGKGKGQIPFAQVPVDKAAAYSCEDSDQTLNVHQVLWPQIQANAGLLHIYELEMQTSEALFRIERNGVRIDAGELARQSNDLGARILKLEEEAYEIAGQPFNLASPKQLGEIFFDKLGMPVVKKTATGARSTDEEVLEKLAEDYPLPAKLLEHRSLSKLKGTYTDKLAQMALPTDGRVHTHYAQAVAVTGRLSSNDPNLQNIPVRTPEGRRVREAFVAPEGKLIASADYSQIELRIMAHLSGDEALLNAFKNGLDVHRATAAEVFGVTVDEVSSEQRRYAKVINFGLIYGMSSFGLAKNLGIETKAAAAYIDKYFQRYPGVKRYMDQTVELAHAQGYVETVFGRRLVLPEINGGNGPRKKAAERAAINAPMQGTAADLIKKAMVAVQARLDAEKPEVLVIMQVHDELVFELPESAREWVKAEIPAIMAGVADLAVPLLAEIGFGENWEKAH; from the coding sequence ATGAGCAATTCCAAGACCCTGGTGCTGGTGGACGGTTCCAGCTACCTCTACCGCGCCTACCATGCCATGCCCGATCTGCGGGCCATTCCCGGCGACCCGGCCAGCCCCGCCACGGGCGCCATTCGCGGCATGGTGAACATGATGCAGGCGCTGAGGAAGGATGTGCAGGGCGACTATGCGGTGTGCGTGTTTGATACCTCAGGCCCCACCTTCCGCGATGCCATGTACGACCAGTACAAGGCCACGCGCTCGCCCATGCCAGACGATCTGCGCAGCCAGATTGAGCCCATCCACGAAGTGGTGAAGCTGCTGGGCTGGAAAGTGGTGGCTGTGCCCGGCGTGGAAGCCGACGATGTGATCGCCACGCTGGCGCAGATGGCGGCGGCCCAGGGCATTAACGTCATCGTCTCCAGCGGCGACAAGGACTTGAGCCAGCTGGTGAACGAACATGTCACCATCATCGACACCATGAATGGCAAAAAGCGCGACGTGGCCGGGGTGACCGCAGAGTTCGGCGTGCCCCCGTCGTTGATGGTCGACTTTCAGGCGCTGGTGGGCGACACCGTGGACAACGTGCCCGGCGTCACCAAGGTCGGCCCCAAGACCGCTGCCAAGTGGCTGGAAGAGCACGGCACGCTAGAAAACTTGATAGCTAATGCCGCAGGTATCAAGGGCGTTGCAGGCCAAAACCTGCGTGATGCGATAGCCAGCGGCCAGCTGGCGCTGAGCCGTCAGCTGGTGACCATGAAGACCGACTGCGATCTGGCGAACTACATCAGCGGCCTCCCCCAGCTGGACGACGTGGTCCTAGCCGAGCCAGACAACGCGGCGCTGGTGCCGTTTTATGAAAAATACGGCTTCAAGGGCCTGGCGCGCGCGCTGGGTTCTACGGTTTCTGAAGCGCTTCCCGCAAAAGCCGCCAAGCCTGCCAAGGCCAGCAAGGTTGACACCGCCCAAGGTGGTCTTTTTGATGTGGATGACGCACAAGCCACTGAAGTGGCCGTGGCCGCCCAGCAGCGCGACGTGGTCTACACCACCATCTTGACGCAAGCGCAACTGGACGAATGGCTGGCCAAGATCCACGCCGCCGAGCTGACCGCCATCGACACCGAAACCGATTCGCTGGACGAAATGCGCGCGCAGATCGTCGGCATCAGCTTTAGCGTGGCCATTGGCGAAGCCGCCTATATTCCGCTGCGCCACGAAGGCATGGACGTGCCCGAGCAGCTGGATATGAACAGCGTGCTGGCCAAGCTCAAGCCTTGGCTGGAAGACGGCAGCAAAAAGAAGCTGGGCCAGCACGTCAAATACGACCAGCATGTGTTTGCCAACCATGGCATTACCGTGCGCGGCTATGCGCACGACACCATGCTGCAAAGCTATGTGCTGGAAGCCGACCGCCCCCACAACCTGACCAGCCTTGCGCTGCGCCACACCGGCCGCACTGGCATCAGCTACGAAGACCTGTGCGGCAAGGGCAAGGGCCAGATTCCGTTTGCGCAGGTGCCGGTCGACAAGGCGGCTGCCTATAGCTGCGAAGACTCGGACCAGACGCTGAACGTGCATCAAGTGCTGTGGCCGCAGATTCAGGCCAACGCCGGTCTGCTGCATATTTATGAGCTGGAAATGCAGACCAGCGAAGCGCTGTTTCGCATCGAGCGCAACGGCGTGCGCATTGATGCGGGCGAGCTGGCACGCCAGAGCAATGATCTGGGTGCGCGCATTTTGAAGTTGGAGGAAGAGGCGTACGAAATTGCGGGCCAGCCATTTAATCTGGCCAGCCCCAAGCAACTGGGCGAAATCTTCTTCGACAAGCTGGGCATGCCCGTGGTGAAGAAAACCGCCACCGGCGCGCGCAGCACCGACGAAGAAGTGCTGGAAAAGCTGGCCGAGGACTATCCGTTGCCTGCCAAGCTGCTGGAGCACCGCAGCCTGTCCAAGCTCAAAGGCACTTACACCGACAAGCTGGCGCAGATGGCCTTGCCCACCGATGGCCGCGTGCACACCCACTACGCCCAGGCCGTGGCCGTGACCGGGCGTTTGTCCAGCAACGACCCGAACTTGCAGAACATTCCCGTGCGCACCCCCGAAGGCCGCCGCGTGCGCGAAGCCTTTGTTGCGCCTGAGGGCAAGCTGATCGCCAGCGCCGACTACTCGCAGATCGAGTTGCGCATCATGGCCCACCTTTCGGGCGACGAGGCCTTGCTCAATGCCTTCAAAAACGGTCTGGACGTGCACCGCGCCACCGCCGCCGAAGTGTTTGGCGTGACGGTGGACGAGGTGAGCAGCGAGCAGCGCCGCTACGCCAAGGTCATCAACTTTGGGCTGATTTACGGCATGAGCAGCTTTGGTCTGGCCAAAAATCTGGGCATTGAAACCAAAGCCGCCGCGGCATACATCGACAAATACTTTCAGCGCTATCCCGGCGTGAAGCGCTATATGGATCAGACCGTGGAGCTGGCCCACGCCCAAGGCTATGTCGAGACCGTGTTTGGCCGCCGCCTGGTACTGCCCGAAATCAACGGCGGCAACGGCCCGCGCAAAAAAGCCGCAGAGCGCGCCGCCATCAACGCCCCCATGCAGGGCACAGCGGCGGACTTGATCAAAAAGGCCATGGTCGCCGTGCAGGCCAGGCTGGATGCGGAAAAGCCCGAGGTGCTGGTCATCATGCAGGTGCATGACGAACTGGTGTTCGAGCTGCCCGAGTCGGCCAGGGAATGGGTGAAGGCCGAGATTCCCGCCATCATGGCCGGTGTGGCTGATCTGGCCGTGCCGCTGCTGGCCGAGATCGGTTTTGGCGAGAACTGGGAAAAAGCGCACTGA